A region from the Dinoroseobacter shibae DFL 12 = DSM 16493 genome encodes:
- a CDS encoding aerobic carbon-monoxide dehydrogenase large subunit — MNDMTPPTREERVEKLKGLGSSRKRVEDARFTQGKGNYVDDIKLPGMLHGDFVRSPYAHARVVSINAEAALALPGVVAVLTAKDLEPLSLHWMPTLAGDKQMVLADGKVLFQGQEVAFVVAEDRYIAADAVELVEVEYEELPVLVDPFEALQSDVVLREDLEPGADGAHGPRRHHNHIFLWEEGDKAATEQVIENAEVVVEEMVYYHRTHPCPLETCGSVASMDKVNGKLTLWGTFQAPHVVRTVASLLSGIEEHNIRVISPDIGGGFGNKVGVYPGYVCSIVASIVTGKPVKFIEDRMDNLMATAFARDYWMKGRISATKEGKITGLHCHVTADHGAFDACADPTKFPAGFFHICTGSYDIPVAYVGVDGVYTNKAPGGVAYRCSFRVTEAAYFIERMIEVLAMELNMDAAELRRINFIRKEQFPYTSALGWEYDSGDYHTAWDKALEAVDYKGLRAEQAERVEAFKRGETRKLLGIGLTHFTEIVGAGPVKNCDILGMGMFDSCEIRIHPTGSAVARLGTISQGQGHATTFAQILASETGIPADSITIEEGDTDTAPYGLGTYGSRSTPVAGAATALAGRKIRAKAQMIAAYLLEVHDNDVEWDVDRFVVKGAPERFKTIQEIAYAAYNQAIPGVEPGLEAVSYYDPPNMTYPFGAYICVMEIDVDTGEHEIRQFYALDDCGTRINPMVIEGQVHGGLTEALAIAMGQEIAYDDIGNCKTGTLMDFFIPTAWETPNYTTDFTETPSPHHPIGAKGVGESPNVGGVPAFSNAVHDAFRAFGLRQSHMPHDHWRIWKTANQLGLHG, encoded by the coding sequence ATGAATGACATGACCCCCCCCACCCGCGAAGAGCGGGTCGAAAAGCTCAAGGGCCTGGGCTCGTCGCGCAAGCGGGTTGAGGACGCGCGCTTCACCCAAGGCAAGGGCAACTATGTCGATGACATCAAGCTGCCGGGGATGCTGCACGGCGATTTCGTGCGCTCGCCCTATGCCCATGCCCGCGTGGTCTCGATCAATGCCGAGGCGGCGCTGGCGCTGCCCGGTGTGGTCGCGGTGCTGACCGCCAAGGACCTGGAGCCCTTGTCGCTGCACTGGATGCCGACGCTGGCGGGCGACAAGCAGATGGTTCTCGCCGACGGCAAGGTCCTTTTCCAGGGCCAGGAGGTCGCCTTTGTCGTGGCCGAGGACCGCTATATCGCCGCCGACGCGGTGGAGCTGGTCGAGGTCGAGTACGAGGAACTGCCCGTGCTGGTGGACCCGTTCGAGGCGCTGCAATCCGACGTGGTGCTGCGCGAGGATCTGGAGCCCGGGGCCGACGGGGCCCATGGGCCCCGCCGCCATCACAACCACATCTTCCTGTGGGAAGAGGGCGACAAGGCGGCCACCGAGCAGGTGATCGAAAACGCCGAGGTCGTGGTCGAGGAGATGGTCTATTATCACCGCACGCACCCGTGCCCGCTGGAGACCTGCGGGTCGGTGGCGTCCATGGACAAGGTCAACGGCAAGCTGACGCTCTGGGGGACGTTCCAGGCCCCGCATGTGGTGCGCACGGTCGCGAGCCTGCTGTCGGGGATCGAAGAGCATAACATCCGGGTGATCAGCCCCGATATCGGCGGGGGCTTCGGCAACAAGGTCGGGGTCTATCCGGGCTATGTCTGCTCCATCGTGGCCTCCATCGTCACGGGCAAGCCGGTGAAGTTCATCGAGGACCGGATGGACAACCTGATGGCGACGGCCTTTGCGCGCGATTACTGGATGAAGGGGCGGATCAGCGCGACCAAAGAGGGCAAGATCACCGGGCTGCATTGTCATGTGACCGCGGATCATGGCGCGTTCGATGCTTGCGCGGACCCCACCAAGTTCCCCGCCGGCTTCTTCCACATCTGCACCGGCTCCTATGACATTCCGGTCGCCTATGTCGGCGTGGACGGGGTCTATACCAACAAGGCGCCAGGGGGCGTGGCCTATCGCTGCTCCTTCCGGGTGACGGAGGCCGCCTATTTCATCGAGCGGATGATCGAGGTGCTGGCCATGGAGCTGAACATGGACGCGGCCGAGCTGCGCCGGATCAACTTCATCCGCAAGGAGCAGTTTCCCTATACCAGCGCGCTTGGCTGGGAATATGACAGCGGCGACTACCACACCGCCTGGGACAAGGCGCTGGAGGCCGTGGACTACAAGGGCCTGCGTGCCGAGCAGGCTGAGCGCGTCGAGGCGTTCAAGCGCGGCGAGACGCGGAAACTGCTCGGCATCGGCCTGACGCATTTCACCGAGATCGTCGGCGCGGGCCCGGTGAAGAACTGCGATATCCTCGGGATGGGCATGTTCGACAGCTGCGAGATCCGCATCCACCCCACCGGGTCCGCCGTCGCGCGGCTGGGCACGATCAGCCAGGGGCAGGGGCATGCGACGACCTTCGCGCAGATACTCGCCTCGGAAACCGGCATCCCTGCCGACAGCATCACCATCGAGGAAGGCGACACCGACACCGCGCCTTACGGTCTGGGCACTTACGGCTCCCGCTCCACGCCGGTTGCCGGGGCGGCCACGGCGCTGGCGGGCCGCAAGATCCGGGCCAAGGCGCAGATGATCGCGGCCTACCTCTTGGAGGTCCACGACAACGACGTGGAATGGGACGTGGACCGCTTCGTGGTCAAGGGCGCGCCGGAGCGGTTCAAGACGATCCAGGAGATCGCCTATGCTGCCTATAACCAGGCCATCCCGGGCGTCGAGCCGGGGCTGGAGGCGGTCAGCTATTATGACCCGCCCAACATGACCTATCCGTTCGGGGCCTATATCTGCGTGATGGAGATCGACGTGGACACGGGCGAGCACGAGATCCGGCAGTTCTATGCGCTGGACGATTGCGGCACCCGGATCAACCCGATGGTCATCGAGGGGCAGGTGCATGGCGGGCTGACCGAGGCGCTCGCCATCGCCATGGGCCAGGAGATCGCCTATGACGATATCGGCAACTGCAAGACCGGGACGCTGATGGATTTCTTCATCCCGACCGCGTGGGAGACGCCGAACTACACCACCGACTTCACCGAGACCCCGAGCCCGCATCACCCGATCGGGGCCAAGGGCGTGGGCGAGAGCCCGAATGTCGGCGGGGTGCCGGCGTTCTCGAACGCGGTGCATGATGCCTTCCGCGCCTTCGGGCTGCGGCAGAGCCACATGCCGCACGATCATTGGCGGATCTGGAAGACCGCCAATCAACTCGGCCTGCACGGATAG
- a CDS encoding AAA family ATPase: MTDWTSLQTAMAEHGYVASDDLAMALHIARSLGRPLLLEGAAGVGKTEVARVLAAVEDTRLIRLQCYEGLDASHAIYEWNYPRQLLAIRAAAEDGESARAAETRVFSEDYLLERPLLAAIRQDRAPVLLIDEIDRADEEFEAYLLEVLSEFQITVPELGTLTAVTRPTVILTANGTRDLSDALRRRCVYAYVEYPSREVELSILLARCPEIADQLAAQIVGFVQAVRREDLEKKPGIAEMLDFAAALSGLGIADLNDDPVVLGATLATLLKTRQDRDTLSVEVAQRLAGKAA, from the coding sequence ATGACAGACTGGACATCTCTTCAGACCGCGATGGCGGAGCACGGCTATGTCGCCTCCGACGACCTGGCCATGGCGCTGCATATCGCCCGGTCGCTCGGGCGGCCATTGCTGCTCGAGGGCGCGGCAGGCGTCGGCAAGACCGAGGTCGCCCGCGTGCTTGCGGCGGTCGAGGATACGCGGCTGATCCGGCTGCAATGCTACGAGGGGCTCGATGCCTCCCACGCGATCTATGAATGGAACTACCCGCGGCAGTTGCTGGCCATTCGCGCCGCCGCCGAGGACGGCGAGAGCGCGCGGGCGGCGGAGACGCGGGTATTCTCCGAAGACTACCTGCTCGAACGGCCCCTGCTGGCGGCGATCCGGCAGGACCGCGCGCCGGTGCTACTGATCGACGAGATCGACCGGGCGGATGAGGAGTTCGAGGCCTATCTGCTGGAGGTGCTGTCGGAGTTCCAGATCACCGTGCCGGAGCTGGGCACGCTCACCGCGGTCACGCGACCCACGGTGATCCTGACGGCCAACGGCACGCGGGATCTCAGCGACGCGCTGCGCCGCCGCTGCGTTTACGCCTACGTCGAGTATCCCAGCCGCGAGGTGGAGCTGTCGATCCTGCTCGCGCGCTGCCCCGAGATCGCCGACCAGCTGGCTGCGCAGATCGTCGGCTTCGTGCAGGCCGTGCGCCGGGAGGACCTGGAAAAGAAACCGGGCATCGCCGAGATGCTGGATTTCGCCGCCGCCCTGTCGGGCCTCGGCATCGCCGATCTGAACGACGACCCCGTGGTTCTGGGCGCGACCCTCGCCACCCTGCTGAAAACCCGCCAGGACCGCGACACCCTGTCGGTCGAGGTGGCCCAACGGCTCGCGGGGAAGGCGGCGTGA
- a CDS encoding tripartite tricarboxylate transporter permease — MDIFPLLAEGFATSLSPLNIFIVLIGVTVGLFIGAMPGLGSVNGVAIVLPLTFVVPPASAIILLCAIYYGAMYGGAVSSILLGIPGASTAVATTFDGRPMAQKGEAGLALIAAAVASFIGGTISVILFTAFAIPLADLALAFGPAEEFALVLLAFTTFVGLGGDDALKTIVMICLGLVLSTVGLDLISGQPRLIFGDLPGFYSGISFLVLAIGVYGIGEILYTIETSKKSPTVTAAKITFSELGAGLRRMNKLWKTMSMGSFLGFFVGMLPAAGATPAALMAYGIARTTSKKSENFGKGEIEGVAAPETANNAASTGSLLPMLTLGIPGSPTTALLLGGMVMWGLVPGPMLFIEQPDFVWGMISSLYTANVAAVLINLALIPLFVWALRMPFTVLCSVVVVLCIVGGFAPSQKIHDVWLIAAFGILGYILRKADYPLAPLVLALVLGPLMEKSFRQSLVMEQGNVFVFVERPLSATFMVLALIFFLLPLLKYLKKPAKKPVAVK; from the coding sequence ATGGATATCTTCCCGCTTCTGGCTGAAGGCTTTGCCACATCGCTCTCGCCGCTCAACATCTTCATCGTCCTGATCGGGGTCACGGTCGGGCTCTTCATCGGGGCCATGCCGGGCCTCGGGTCGGTCAACGGGGTCGCCATCGTGCTGCCCCTGACCTTCGTGGTCCCGCCCGCCTCGGCGATCATCCTGCTCTGCGCCATTTACTACGGCGCGATGTACGGGGGCGCGGTCAGCTCGATCCTGCTGGGGATACCCGGCGCGTCCACTGCCGTGGCCACCACCTTCGACGGGCGGCCCATGGCGCAGAAGGGCGAGGCGGGCCTGGCGCTGATCGCGGCGGCCGTGGCGTCCTTCATCGGGGGGACGATCTCGGTCATCCTGTTCACCGCCTTCGCCATCCCACTGGCGGATCTCGCGCTCGCCTTCGGACCAGCGGAGGAATTCGCCCTCGTGCTGCTGGCCTTCACCACCTTCGTGGGGCTGGGCGGCGATGACGCGCTGAAAACCATCGTGATGATCTGCCTTGGCCTCGTGCTCAGCACCGTGGGGCTCGACCTGATCTCGGGCCAGCCGCGGCTGATCTTCGGCGACCTGCCGGGGTTTTATTCGGGCATTTCCTTTCTGGTGCTGGCCATCGGGGTCTACGGGATCGGCGAGATCCTCTATACCATTGAAACCTCGAAGAAATCGCCAACGGTCACGGCGGCCAAGATCACGTTTTCCGAGCTGGGCGCGGGCCTGCGCCGGATGAACAAGCTGTGGAAGACCATGTCCATGGGATCCTTCCTCGGCTTCTTCGTCGGCATGCTGCCCGCCGCCGGGGCCACGCCCGCGGCGCTCATGGCCTACGGGATCGCGCGCACCACGTCGAAGAAGTCCGAGAATTTCGGCAAGGGCGAGATCGAGGGCGTCGCCGCCCCCGAGACCGCGAACAACGCCGCCTCCACCGGATCGCTGCTGCCGATGCTGACGCTGGGCATTCCCGGCTCGCCCACCACGGCGCTGCTGCTCGGGGGCATGGTGATGTGGGGGCTGGTGCCTGGTCCGATGCTGTTCATCGAGCAGCCGGATTTCGTCTGGGGCATGATCTCTTCGCTCTATACGGCCAATGTGGCGGCGGTGCTGATCAACCTGGCACTCATACCACTCTTTGTCTGGGCCTTGCGGATGCCGTTCACGGTGCTCTGCTCGGTGGTCGTGGTGCTCTGCATCGTGGGCGGCTTCGCGCCCTCCCAGAAGATCCACGATGTCTGGCTGATCGCGGCCTTCGGCATCCTGGGCTACATCCTGCGCAAGGCGGATTACCCGCTGGCCCCGCTGGTTCTGGCCCTGGTGCTCGGCCCGCTGATGGAGAAGAGCTTCCGTCAGAGCCTGGTGATGGAGCAGGGCAACGTGTTCGTGTTCGTCGAGCGTCCTCTTTCGGCCACCTTCATGGTGCTGGCCCTGATCTTCTTCCTGCTTCCGCTTTTGAAGTACCTAAAGAAACCGGCTAAGAAGCCCGTGGCGGTCAAGTAA
- a CDS encoding vWA domain-containing protein, with amino-acid sequence MSRATRFAARDAGPAARMAGFMAHLRSHGLSLGVGATELGMEALACVDCTRPDTARAALRAVCAGSQAEAAQFDALFDAYWLNGGRVRTRAVPSPAVPTPENSSSELAEGASQGGRGQAESPDGGDGEAGADGEGKLVAYAVANLMKKDLRDVVSAADIRAAEKVAESLGRALRDRRSRRRKAAAKGQGVDMRRTLRRALATGGEPLRLARRHRPDRPVKIVALCDVSGSMTLYARVFLAFLAGLMRADPASDAYLFHTRLVRITQALRDDDPIRALNRLSLLADGFGGGSKIGAALEQFAATYARRFVDGRTVVLILSDGYDTAEAGDTGAALARLKKRGCKVIWLNPLKSWKDYAPVAGAMAAAMPHLDLFHPAATLADLAALETELGGV; translated from the coding sequence GTGAGCCGTGCGACCCGCTTTGCCGCCCGCGATGCCGGGCCCGCCGCGCGCATGGCCGGGTTCATGGCCCATCTGCGGTCCCATGGCCTGAGCCTCGGCGTCGGGGCCACCGAGTTGGGGATGGAGGCGCTGGCTTGCGTCGACTGCACCCGCCCGGACACGGCCCGCGCGGCCCTGCGCGCAGTCTGCGCGGGCAGCCAGGCCGAAGCCGCGCAGTTCGACGCCCTCTTCGATGCCTATTGGCTCAATGGCGGGCGCGTGCGCACCAGGGCTGTCCCGAGCCCGGCGGTCCCGACGCCCGAGAACAGCTCGTCCGAGCTGGCCGAGGGCGCCTCTCAGGGCGGGCGCGGACAGGCCGAAAGCCCCGATGGGGGCGACGGCGAGGCGGGCGCGGATGGCGAGGGCAAGCTCGTCGCCTACGCCGTGGCGAACCTGATGAAGAAAGACCTGCGCGACGTGGTCTCGGCCGCCGATATCCGCGCCGCCGAGAAGGTGGCCGAAAGTCTGGGCCGGGCCCTGCGCGACCGCCGCTCCCGCCGCCGCAAGGCCGCCGCGAAGGGGCAGGGGGTCGACATGCGCCGCACCCTGCGCCGGGCCCTGGCCACCGGGGGCGAGCCCCTGCGGCTGGCGCGCCGCCACCGCCCCGACCGGCCAGTGAAGATCGTGGCACTTTGCGATGTCTCCGGCTCCATGACCCTCTATGCCCGCGTGTTCCTCGCCTTCCTTGCGGGGCTGATGCGGGCCGATCCGGCCTCGGATGCGTATCTCTTTCACACGCGGCTCGTGCGCATCACCCAGGCCCTGCGCGATGACGACCCGATCCGGGCGCTCAACCGGCTGAGCCTGCTTGCGGACGGGTTCGGGGGCGGCTCGAAAATCGGCGCGGCGCTGGAGCAGTTCGCCGCCACCTATGCCCGCCGCTTCGTCGACGGGCGCACGGTGGTGCTGATCCTGTCGGATGGCTACGACACCGCCGAGGCGGGCGATACCGGGGCGGCCCTGGCCCGGCTGAAAAAACGGGGGTGCAAGGTGATCTGGCTCAACCCGCTGAAATCATGGAAAGACTACGCACCGGTGGCGGGTGCGATGGCGGCGGCGATGCCCCATCTCGACCTGTTCCACCCGGCCGCGACCTTGGCGGATCTCGCCGCACTGGAAACCGAATTGGGAGGGGTGTGA
- a CDS encoding (2Fe-2S)-binding protein yields MSKMHIKMTVNGKPEEMLAEPRELLIYTLRERLNITGPHVGCETSHCGACTVEMDGKSVKACTVFAAQAHGAEITTVEGLGDPDNLHVLQRMFKEHHGLQCGYCTPGMITRAHRLLQENPNPTEEEVRFGMAGNLCRCTGYQNIVKSILAAAAEMNSAKEAAE; encoded by the coding sequence ATGAGCAAGATGCACATCAAGATGACCGTGAACGGCAAACCCGAGGAAATGCTCGCCGAACCGCGCGAATTGCTGATCTACACGCTGCGCGAGCGGCTCAACATCACCGGGCCCCATGTGGGCTGCGAGACCTCCCATTGCGGGGCCTGCACGGTGGAAATGGACGGCAAGTCCGTCAAGGCCTGCACCGTGTTCGCCGCCCAGGCCCACGGGGCCGAGATCACCACGGTTGAGGGGCTGGGGGATCCCGATAACCTCCACGTGCTGCAGCGGATGTTCAAGGAGCATCACGGGCTGCAATGCGGCTACTGCACGCCGGGGATGATCACCCGCGCGCACAGATTGCTGCAGGAAAACCCGAACCCGACCGAGGAAGAGGTCCGTTTCGGCATGGCCGGGAACCTCTGCCGCTGCACCGGGTACCAGAACATCGTGAAATCCATCCTGGCCGCTGCCGCCGAGATGAACTCCGCCAAGGAGGCCGCAGAATGA
- a CDS encoding acyl--CoA ligase, with product MAQTVSELIATHPDAAPAIGAPDRGWLDYAGLRAQTEATRAALHAAGVGRGDRVAIVLPNGPEMASAFVTITQVATTAPLNPAYRQEEYEFYLSDLNAKAIVLAEGYDGPALAAAQTTGLTVLRLSFDPARPAGTFTLTAEASAGEADTAAPEAGDVALILHTSGTTSRPKIVPLLQSNVAASAANIRASLDLTAADRCMNVMPLFHIHGLIAAVSASLEAGASIWCTPGFNALAFFGQLDDCKPSWYTAVPTMHQAILTRAGRNAEIIARANLRFLRSSSASLPPPVMAELEKTFGAPVIEGYGMTEAAHQMCSNPLGFDTQKPGSVGVPAGPQVRIAHEAEDRLIDSSEIGEVVISGPNVTPGYEGNPEANAKSFFEAEGARWFRTGDQGAFDADGYLSLTGRLKEIINRGGEKVSPLEVDAILLDHAEIAQVVTFALPHPKLGEEVAAAVVLTEGSTMTERDIRDFAASRLADFKVPRKVVILDELPKGATGKIQRIGMAEKLGLIEQAA from the coding sequence ATGGCCCAGACAGTCTCTGAGCTGATTGCCACTCATCCGGATGCAGCACCCGCCATCGGCGCCCCGGACCGGGGCTGGCTCGATTATGCCGGGCTGCGCGCCCAGACCGAGGCGACCCGGGCCGCGCTGCATGCCGCCGGTGTCGGGCGCGGCGACCGGGTGGCGATCGTGCTGCCCAACGGGCCGGAGATGGCGTCGGCCTTCGTGACAATCACGCAGGTGGCCACGACCGCGCCGCTGAACCCGGCCTATCGGCAGGAAGAGTATGAATTCTACCTCAGCGACCTGAACGCCAAGGCCATCGTGCTGGCCGAGGGCTATGACGGCCCGGCGCTGGCCGCGGCGCAGACCACGGGCCTGACCGTGCTGCGGCTGTCCTTCGATCCGGCGCGGCCCGCGGGCACCTTCACCCTGACCGCCGAAGCCAGCGCGGGCGAGGCAGATACCGCCGCCCCGGAGGCCGGCGATGTGGCGCTGATCCTGCACACCTCGGGCACCACCTCGCGGCCCAAGATCGTCCCGCTGTTGCAGTCGAACGTGGCGGCCTCGGCGGCCAATATCCGCGCCTCGCTGGACCTGACGGCCGCGGACCGCTGCATGAACGTCATGCCGCTCTTCCATATCCACGGGCTGATCGCAGCCGTGTCCGCGTCGCTCGAGGCGGGCGCGTCGATCTGGTGCACCCCGGGCTTCAACGCGCTTGCGTTCTTCGGCCAGCTCGATGATTGCAAGCCCAGCTGGTACACCGCAGTGCCGACCATGCACCAGGCGATCCTGACCCGGGCGGGCCGCAACGCGGAGATCATCGCGCGCGCGAACCTGCGCTTCCTGCGGTCCTCCTCGGCGTCCTTGCCGCCGCCGGTGATGGCCGAGTTGGAGAAGACCTTCGGCGCGCCGGTGATCGAGGGCTACGGGATGACCGAGGCCGCGCACCAGATGTGCTCCAACCCGCTGGGCTTCGACACGCAGAAGCCCGGCTCCGTCGGCGTGCCCGCCGGTCCACAGGTCCGCATCGCCCACGAGGCCGAGGACCGGCTGATCGACAGTTCCGAGATCGGAGAGGTCGTCATCTCTGGCCCGAACGTCACCCCGGGCTACGAGGGCAACCCGGAGGCCAACGCCAAGAGTTTCTTCGAGGCCGAGGGCGCGCGCTGGTTCCGCACCGGCGACCAGGGGGCGTTCGACGCAGATGGCTACCTGTCCCTGACCGGGCGGCTGAAGGAGATCATCAACCGCGGCGGCGAAAAGGTCAGCCCGCTGGAGGTGGACGCGATCCTGCTGGACCATGCCGAGATCGCGCAGGTCGTCACCTTCGCCCTGCCCCACCCCAAGCTCGGCGAGGAGGTCGCGGCGGCCGTGGTGCTGACCGAAGGGTCCACAATGACCGAGCGCGATATCCGCGATTTCGCCGCCTCGCGGCTTGCGGATTTCAAGGTGCCGCGCAAAGTGGTGATCCTGGACGAGCTGCCCAAGGGCGCCACGGGCAAGATCCAGCGCATCGGCATGGCCGAGAAGCTGGGCCTGATCGAGCAGGCCGCCTGA
- a CDS encoding 2-dehydropantoate 2-reductase yields MKICVFGAGAIGGYMGVKLAQAGADVSLVARGPHLAAMKANGLTLIEEGDQRTNVAVTASDNPEDLGPQDYVIVTLKAHSVPPVVPKMQPLIGPDTTIVSGVNGVPWWYFHKIGTELEGTRLESVDPGNAQWDGFGPDRVLGCVVYPAAEVIEPGVINHIEGNRFSLGEPDGSKSERAMALSKALSAAGLKAPVRPRLRDEIWVKLWGNLSFNPISALTHATLDVLCTDPGTRAVARGMMLEAQEIAEKLGVKFPIDVEKRIDGGAAVGAHRTSMWQDLDQGRPMEIDALVGSVQELGRLTDTPTPTIDTVLALVALRGRTAGLY; encoded by the coding sequence ATGAAAATCTGTGTGTTCGGCGCCGGGGCGATCGGCGGCTATATGGGCGTGAAACTGGCGCAGGCGGGGGCGGATGTGAGCCTCGTGGCGCGCGGCCCGCATCTGGCGGCGATGAAGGCAAACGGGCTGACGCTGATCGAGGAGGGCGACCAGCGCACCAACGTGGCGGTCACCGCGTCGGACAATCCCGAGGATCTGGGGCCGCAGGATTACGTGATCGTCACACTCAAGGCCCATTCGGTCCCGCCCGTGGTGCCGAAGATGCAGCCGCTGATCGGGCCGGACACCACCATCGTTTCTGGCGTGAACGGGGTGCCCTGGTGGTATTTCCACAAGATCGGCACCGAGCTGGAGGGCACGCGGCTGGAGAGTGTCGATCCGGGCAATGCCCAATGGGACGGGTTCGGCCCGGACCGGGTGCTGGGCTGCGTGGTCTATCCGGCCGCCGAGGTGATCGAGCCGGGGGTGATCAACCATATCGAGGGCAACCGGTTCTCGCTGGGCGAGCCCGACGGGTCGAAATCCGAACGCGCCATGGCGCTCTCGAAGGCGCTCTCGGCGGCGGGGCTGAAGGCGCCTGTGCGCCCGCGCCTGCGCGACGAGATCTGGGTGAAGCTCTGGGGGAACCTGTCGTTCAACCCAATCTCGGCGCTGACTCATGCCACGCTCGACGTGCTGTGCACCGACCCGGGCACCCGCGCCGTGGCACGCGGCATGATGCTGGAGGCGCAGGAGATCGCGGAAAAGCTGGGCGTGAAGTTCCCCATCGACGTGGAGAAGCGCATCGATGGCGGCGCCGCCGTGGGGGCGCACCGCACGTCGATGTGGCAGGACCTTGACCAGGGGCGGCCGATGGAGATCGACGCGCTGGTGGGCTCGGTCCAGGAGTTGGGCCGTCTGACCGACACGCCCACGCCGACCATCGACACGGTGCTGGCGCTGGTGGCCCTGCGCGGCAGGACCGCCGGGCTCTACTGA
- a CDS encoding tripartite tricarboxylate transporter TctB family protein: protein MLKAESVIAMGLMGLSVYFMYHALVLPIGWVEFAGPGGGAFPFWLSGIMLLASGAILIRSLRSAAPSEPFFDPDTRRAVLSVCIALVVTIALLPIVGAYVAIPLFMIWYLAIYGGHGWKLTAILSVSVPTFLFFFFEVTLKILLPKGITEPLFIPLYAIFF from the coding sequence ATGCTGAAAGCCGAGAGCGTCATCGCGATGGGTCTGATGGGCCTGTCTGTCTATTTCATGTACCACGCACTGGTCCTGCCGATCGGCTGGGTCGAATTCGCGGGCCCGGGCGGCGGGGCGTTTCCGTTCTGGCTCTCGGGGATCATGCTGCTGGCGTCGGGGGCGATCCTGATCCGCTCCCTGCGCAGCGCCGCACCATCCGAACCCTTCTTCGACCCCGACACCCGCCGCGCGGTCCTGTCGGTCTGCATCGCCCTGGTGGTCACCATCGCCCTGCTGCCCATCGTCGGCGCCTACGTGGCGATCCCCCTCTTCATGATCTGGTATCTCGCGATCTATGGCGGGCACGGCTGGAAGCTGACGGCGATTCTGTCGGTTTCGGTGCCCACCTTCCTGTTCTTCTTCTTCGAGGTCACGCTCAAGATCCTGCTGCCCAAGGGGATCACAGAGCCACTCTTCATCCCGCTCTACGCGATCTTCTTCTGA
- a CDS encoding XdhC family protein produces the protein MDPLDRDMEALRAEGRAFAVATVVRTLEATSAKPGAKALISAEGEILAGWVGGGCIRAAVGRAAREAVADGATRFLSLRPEEVLEAEGVAPGEERAGIRFARNGCPSKGSMDVFIEPVLPRPVLQICGGGPVAQALARLGAGFDFDLALAAPGLAAADAPAGVRLSDSYAFDTCADAARFLVVATQGKGDEAALRAALSAGGAYVAFVGSRRKFATLRSRLAADGVPPEALDRVKAPAGLDIKAITPEEIALSILAEIVATRRSAQRDAP, from the coding sequence ATGGACCCGTTGGACCGCGACATGGAGGCGCTGCGCGCCGAAGGCCGCGCCTTTGCCGTGGCGACCGTGGTGCGCACGCTGGAGGCGACCTCGGCCAAACCCGGGGCCAAGGCGCTGATCTCCGCCGAGGGCGAGATCCTCGCGGGCTGGGTCGGGGGTGGGTGCATCCGCGCCGCCGTGGGCCGCGCCGCGCGGGAGGCCGTGGCCGATGGCGCGACGCGCTTTCTGTCCCTGCGCCCCGAAGAGGTGCTGGAGGCCGAAGGCGTCGCCCCGGGGGAGGAGCGCGCAGGCATCCGCTTTGCCCGCAACGGCTGCCCGTCCAAGGGGTCGATGGATGTGTTCATCGAACCGGTTCTGCCCCGCCCGGTGCTGCAGATCTGCGGCGGCGGCCCGGTGGCGCAAGCGCTCGCGCGGCTCGGGGCCGGGTTCGATTTCGACCTGGCGCTCGCCGCGCCGGGCCTCGCGGCGGCCGATGCCCCGGCGGGCGTGCGCCTGTCCGACAGCTACGCTTTCGACACCTGCGCTGACGCGGCCCGGTTTCTGGTGGTGGCGACCCAAGGCAAGGGGGACGAGGCGGCCCTGCGCGCGGCCCTGTCGGCGGGCGGGGCTTATGTCGCCTTCGTCGGCTCGCGCCGGAAATTCGCCACCCTGCGCTCCCGGCTGGCGGCGGACGGGGTGCCGCCGGAGGCGCTGGACCGGGTGAAGGCCCCCGCGGGGCTCGACATCAAGGCGATCACGCCCGAGGAAATCGCCCTGTCGATCCTGGCGGAAATCGTCGCCACCCGGCGCAGTGCGCAACGGGACGCGCCATGA